CGCATGAGGTCTTCCACACCGGGAAGGAGGCCAAAGAAACTGGTGGGCACATAAATGGCGGAAATCTTGATGTCTGCTGCCAGAGCGGCCTCAGCCATATGGATCGCGTTGGGATAGTCGGTGTTCTCGTCATAGGTATCGTCGAAGCCACCCGGCAGGTTGTCGGTGATCAGCACGATCATGCGTGTACGCGCGGTGAAACGGCCATTGAAGTCGCCCGTCTGCGACCGTCCCTGTGCGGCAAGCCCGAAGATCACCGTCCGCAGGGCCTCGTCAGAGGCCTCAGGCCCCGCGGCGCCGGCGCGTGCGGATAGCTGGCGTATGCGATTGCGTACGATTTCCTTTTTTGTTTGGGGGTCAGGCGTCGCATTCATGTCTTCGTCGACTTCGACGAAATCCTTGAAGGTTACCAACCCGATCTGGAAGTCACCGCCGGAAACTTCGTCGATCTTGTCCAGGATTTTCTCGAGTTCCTGTTTGATGTCGTATATGGCGCCCTGTAGGCTATACGTATCGTCGATTACGAAAACCACGTCAGTGGATTCGCATTTTGTCTTGCGCGGGGCTGTGCTGTCCTGCGCATAGGCGGGACAGACAAAAAACAGCAAGCCTGCAAGGGCCAGAAGCCCCCAAGCTGCTCCCCCGCAAGATGCTGCCAAATAATTTTTTGTCATGAAATTAGGATACTATGCATCCTGATCCATGACCTAGTAACATTTAACTGAAGTCCGGGAGGGGTATCCCCTCCCGGAAAGTTTCTTCAAAGTTGGTCTTCAGCGATTGCCATGACCGTATTGTGGCCCTGGGTGATTGGCCCCAGCAGGGACGGTGCCTGGGACAGAAGGTTTTCCGCGTAGAAGCGTGCCGTGATCAGCTTGTTGCGGTAGAAATCCGCGTCACCTTCACCGTTGACCAGTTTGTTTTCCGCAGCAATACAGGCGCGGGCCATGACGACACCGCCTGCCACAAGGCCGAAGAGTTTCAGCAAGTAGGTAGAAGCCGTCGCCTGTGCAACCCGGTCGCTGCTTGCGTTTTCGACCAGCCAATCCCCGGCCTGTTCCAGGGCGTCGACGCCCTGCGCCACATATTTCCGGAGGATGGAGATTGTTTCTCCGTCCATGCCGTTCAGGCGATTGATGAAGGCGTGAACCTCATCCAGATATTCGTCCAATGCAGCACCCTTGTCGCGGAGGATTTTGCGGCCGACCAGATCGGCGGCCTGGATGCCGTTGGTGCCTTCGTAGATCGGCAAGATACGGGCGTCACGGTAATGTTGGGCGGCACCGGTCTCTTCAATGAAGCCCATGCCGCCATGGACCTGCACGCCCATGGAGGTCATCTCCACGGCGGTGTCCGTGAACCAGCCTTTGATGACCGGCGTCAGCAGGTCGACGCGGCGGCCCGCCCATTTGCGGTAGTTTTCTTCCTCATGACGGTGGGAGATGTCCAGCATCGTCATTGTCTCAAGGACGAGCGCGCGCTGTGCCTCGGCATAGGCACGCATGGTCATCAGCATACGGCGCACATCCGGATGCTTGATGATAGCGACCGTGCCTTCCGCCGGATCGAGGCCCTTTCCCTGTTTGCGTTCCTTCGCGAAATCCCGTGCCTGTTGGTAGGCGCGCTCTGTGAGCGACAGCCCCTGCAGGCCGACGGCGAGGCGGGCATTGTTCATCATGGTGAACATGTATTCCAGTCCGCGATTGGGCTCACCCACCAGATAGCCGATGGCGCCTTCCTTGTCGCCAAAGGACATGACACAGGTGGGGCTGCCCATGATGCCAAGCTTGTGCTCAATGGAAACACAACGCAGGTCGTTGTGGTCACCAATGCTGCCATCGTCGCCGACCAGATATTTGGGCACGACAAACAGAGAGATGCCCCGCGTTCCCTCCGGTGCATCCGGCAGGCGGGCAAGGACGAGATGGACGATATTGTCCGTCATCTCATGTTCGCCATAGGTGATGAAAATCTTCTGGCCCTTGATGCGATAGTGATCGCCGTCGGGTTCGGCCTTGCTGCGAACCAGGCTCAGGTCGGAACCGGCCTGCGGTTCGGTCAGGTTCATGGTGCCGGACCATTCACCGCTGATCATCTTCGCCAGGTAGGTGTTCCTGATCGCGTCGGAAGCATGCGCCGTCAGCGCCTCGACCGCACCCTGGTTCAACAACGGGCAAAGCGCCCAAGCCATATTGGCGGATTGCCACATTTCCTGAACGGCGGTCGCAATCGTCCAGGGCAGGCCCTGTCCACCAAAGTCCGGGGTGAAGGGAATGGAATTCCAGCCGCCCTCCACATAGGCCCGATAGGCATCCTTGAAACCGTCGGGAACGGTGACTTTGCCGTCGTTCCAGCGGGCGCCCTGCTTGTCACCGTTATAATTCGTCGGGGCGATAACGTCGCCCGCCAGTTTTCCGGCCTCTTCGAGGATGGCATCGACCAGTTCCGCATTGACCTCTTCACAGCCGGGCAATGCCTCCAGCTGACCCAGAAGGCCAAGGTCCCGCAGGACGAAACGCGTGTCATTGATAGGGGCCGAATACGGTATCATGGTTCTTGTCTTCCCTTCGCTTGTTGCGATACTCACCTGTTCAGGTCTTTTATCCGGTGCTTGTCTCCTCCGGCAGCACCTTGCCGGGATTCATAATGCCTTGAGGATCGAAAACCTGCTTGATCCCGCGCATCAATGTCAGTTCTGTCGATGACTTGTAACGCGCCATCTCACCGCGTTTGACCTGTCCGATGCCATGTTCTGCGCTGATTGATCCATTCAATGCGGCAACAATGTCATGGACGGCGCGGTGCAGGTCCCATTCAAGGGCCCTGAAGGCTTCTGCTTCCATGCCCACCGGGGCGGTCAGGTTATAGTGAATATTGCCGTCACCCACATGTCCAAACGGATAGGGGCGAATTCCCGGACAAACATCTTCAATGGCGACAGCGGCCCGCCGCAGGAATTCCGGGACCTGTGAGATTGCGACCGATACGTCATGTTTGATCGACGCGCCTTCGCGGGCTTGTGCCTCGACAATGGCCTCGCGCAGATGCCACAGGTCGCTGCGCTGTTGTTCCGACTGGGCGATAACGGCGTCTGCAATCAGCCCGCTTTCAAAGGCCTGTTCCAGAAAGGCCTCCAGATGGGCGCTTGCCTGGCTGTCCTGTCCGGTGCCGGTAAATTCCAGCAATACGGCCCAGTCTGGAAGCTCCGAAAACGGCGCGCGCGTGCCCGGAACATGGCGGACGGCACAATCAATAGCGATGGCCGGGATCAATTCAAAGGAGCTTAACGCGTCGCCACTGCTGCTGCGGGCAAGGGCGAGCAGGCCCAGGCAACTGTCCAGGTCGGAAAGCGCACAGAGAGCTGTGGCTTGTTCAGTTGGTTTGGGGAAGAGGCGCAGGACTGCTGCTGTGATGATGCCAAGTGTGCCTTCGGACCCGATCATGAGATGTTTCAGGTCATAGCCCGTGTTGTTTTTGCGAAGCTGGCTGAGGCCATTCCAGATTTCACCATTGGGCAATACCGCCTCAATGCCGAGGACAAGCTCACGGGTGTTGCCATAGCGCAGCACATTGATGCCACCGGCATTGGACGCAAGATTGCCGCCGATCTGGCAGGAGCCTTCTGCGCCAAGGCTGAGCGGGAAATACCGATCCTGCGCCAAGGCGGTGTCCTGGATCGTCTTCAGGATACAGCCCGCCTCGACAGTCATGCTGTAATCCGCGCTATCAACCTCACGGATGCGGTTCATGCGTGAGAGATTGAGGAGAAGGGCATCGCCGCTGTCATCCGGGGTTGCGCCGGCAACGCGCCCGGTGTTGCCGCCTTGCGGAACAATGGGGATCATTGCTGCGGCGCAAAGCCGAACAACCTCGGCAACCTGTACGGTGCTGTCGGGGCGCGCCAGACCGGCGCAGTGTCCGCGATAGGCACCACGGGAGTCGATCAGATAGGCGTCGAGATCGCCATCCCCATCCGTCCATCCGGACGGGCCCAGCAGGTCTTTGATTTTTGAGAGGGCTTCCTCTCTTTTCATGCTCAACTCCCCTATACGTCAGCTGGTTCTACCGCAATGCACAATTTCGGGCAAGTGCGGCGCGATGCCGTGTGGACATGATTGCAATTCTGTGGTGACGTCGCGATGCCGAACAATATCAGATGGGGAAGGGCATGAACGATATCACAACATTAGATCAACTTCGCGAAATGTATCCGCAGCCAACCGGCGTTGTCGAACTTAAATCGTTGACAAAACTGGAAAAACACTGCCGAAATTTCATCAGCCAATCGCCCTTTCTGGTGATTGCAACCGGTGATGTCGATGGCAGGCAGGATGCGAGCCCCAAGGGCGACGCGCCCGGTTTTGTCCGCGTGGTTGACGATAATACGATCCTGATCCCGGACCGGATTGGCAATAACCGGGCGGATTCTCTGGTGAACATCCTGAGCAATCCGCATGTGGGGGTAATCTTCTTCATTCCCGGCATTGGAGAGACGTTGCGGGTGAATGGGCGTGCCAGTCTGGTCGCTGATCCGGCGTTGCTGGAAAGTTTTACCGTTCAGGGCAAACAGCCGAAGCTTATCATCCGGGTGCAGGTTGAAGAGGCCTATTTGCACTGCGCCAAAGCCATCATCCGGTCCAAGCTGTGGCAGGACGACAATAAAATTGACCGCAAGGATTTTCCGACGCTGGGCCGCATGGTTGCCGATCAGATCGAAAGCATGAAAATCGACGCAGACGAGGCAGATGCCCGCCTTGAGGAATCCTATCGGGACCGGTTGTATTGAATTATGGTGCGCTCATTGCTCTTGCATTAACGCGTTAAGGGCAACTATTTAGGTCAGCAAATAGAATCTTATTGTTGAAAATCTGGCAAATGCTGAGGGGACGAGTTTGGCTAATCCAACAACTATCGACGGTTTGGAGCACTATATTTCCCAGTGCCTTGCGTCAAACGAACCACATATGCCGCCAACCGGACGTATTTTGCATTGGATCATGCAGACCTATGCGATGGACCGTTATATCGAGCTGGAAAGAAAGCATCTTGAAGGGCGGTATGAACTAAAAGATAACCAGGATTATAATGAGAAATTCTTCAACCTTGAGTTCTGGCTGAACAACAAAGTTAAACTGGCCATGATGCTTGGTTTTGTGCGTGCGCAGACGGGCAATATTCTGGACCTTGGGGCTGGGGCGGGACATTTCATGCTTGTGGCCCGCTGTTTAGGATACGGTGTCCATGGCCTGGACATTCCCGATCCCGTATTTGATGACCTGACCGATTTCTTTAATTTATCGCGCACCATTCACCGGATTCGTGCTTTTGAACCTCTGCCGGATTTCGGTGTAAAATTCGACTTCGTGACAGCATTTTATACATCGTTCCACGTTTCTGAAGCCAAGGCGCTTTGGGGAGAGGAAGAGTGGGACTACTTCCTTTCGGACCTCGCAACCAACGTCCTGACGGAGCATGGCAAGTTATACATGGTCCTTAACCGTCATCACCATACGATCGGTGGGCTGCAATACGCCAGCGGTGAAGCGAAGCGGTATTTTGAGGCTCGCGGCGCAAGTTTCCATCAGAATAATGGCGTGGTCAAATTCGAGGATATGAGCAGGTTTCGTCGCTAATCCGCACGTCGTGCCTGTTTGTCCTAACCCCGTGGGGCGGCAGCACGGCGCAGGCGGTCGTTGATTGCCAGGCCCAGGCCTGTTTCGGGGATCGGGGCCACGGCGATGGCGTGATACTGCCCACCGTCCAGTTCATGAAGCAGGCGGAAGAGGTTTGCCGCTGCCTCGCGCAGATCGCCCTTGACGCTGAGATTGGCTGTGGCCTTTTCAGTGGGGCCGAAGCCGAGATAGGCCTCCCCGGTTTCCGGGGTCTCCACGTTCAGGCGCACCGGGCAATGGGGGGCATAGTGGCTGCTCAGCATGCCAGGGGATTTTGGGGCGGTATCGTCGCTGGCCGCACGGATAAGCGGCTGGTTCAGGACCTCCTCGATTTCTTCTGCCGCAATGCCGCCGGGACGCAGTAGGGTGGGTTTTTTGCCTGAAACATCCACGATCGTGCTTTCCACACCAACCCCGCAGGCACCGCCGTCCAGGATAAGTGAAACGGCATCACCAAGGGAGCTGGCGACATGGGCGGCTTCGGTCGGGCTTAGCTTGCCGCTGGTATTCGCGCTGGGGGCGGCGATGGGAAGGTTGACCGCCTCCAAAAGCCTGCGTGCGCCGGGATGGGCCGGAATACGGATCGCGACTGTGTCGAGGCCTGCGCTCACCAGTTCTGACAATTGGCAATCCTTTGCGCGGGGCATGACCATTGTCAGCGCGCCAGGCCAGAATTTTTCCGCCAGGGTATAGGCGGCACCATTCATGACGGCATATTGCCGGACAGCCTGAACCGATGGCAGATGAACGATCAGCGGGTTGAAACGCGGACGGCCCTTGGCCTCGAAAATGCGGGCCACGGCCATATCGTCCATGGCATTGGCGCCAAGGCCGTAAACGGTCTCGGTTGGAAATGCCACCAGTTCGCCGCGCCGCAAAATATCGGCGGCGAGTGCAATGCCATCATCGTTCAAAGGCTTGATATCA
The Aestuariispira ectoiniformans genome window above contains:
- a CDS encoding vWA domain-containing protein; translated protein: MTKNYLAASCGGAAWGLLALAGLLFFVCPAYAQDSTAPRKTKCESTDVVFVIDDTYSLQGAIYDIKQELEKILDKIDEVSGGDFQIGLVTFKDFVEVDEDMNATPDPQTKKEIVRNRIRQLSARAGAAGPEASDEALRTVIFGLAAQGRSQTGDFNGRFTARTRMIVLITDNLPGGFDDTYDENTDYPNAIHMAEAALAADIKISAIYVPTSFFGLLPGVEDLMREYALITGGLFARVDASGQGTAEAIASIIDTCGRRPMV
- a CDS encoding acyl-CoA dehydrogenase, producing the protein MIPYSAPINDTRFVLRDLGLLGQLEALPGCEEVNAELVDAILEEAGKLAGDVIAPTNYNGDKQGARWNDGKVTVPDGFKDAYRAYVEGGWNSIPFTPDFGGQGLPWTIATAVQEMWQSANMAWALCPLLNQGAVEALTAHASDAIRNTYLAKMISGEWSGTMNLTEPQAGSDLSLVRSKAEPDGDHYRIKGQKIFITYGEHEMTDNIVHLVLARLPDAPEGTRGISLFVVPKYLVGDDGSIGDHNDLRCVSIEHKLGIMGSPTCVMSFGDKEGAIGYLVGEPNRGLEYMFTMMNNARLAVGLQGLSLTERAYQQARDFAKERKQGKGLDPAEGTVAIIKHPDVRRMLMTMRAYAEAQRALVLETMTMLDISHRHEEENYRKWAGRRVDLLTPVIKGWFTDTAVEMTSMGVQVHGGMGFIEETGAAQHYRDARILPIYEGTNGIQAADLVGRKILRDKGAALDEYLDEVHAFINRLNGMDGETISILRKYVAQGVDALEQAGDWLVENASSDRVAQATASTYLLKLFGLVAGGVVMARACIAAENKLVNGEGDADFYRNKLITARFYAENLLSQAPSLLGPITQGHNTVMAIAEDQL
- a CDS encoding FAD-binding oxidoreductase, producing the protein MKREEALSKIKDLLGPSGWTDGDGDLDAYLIDSRGAYRGHCAGLARPDSTVQVAEVVRLCAAAMIPIVPQGGNTGRVAGATPDDSGDALLLNLSRMNRIREVDSADYSMTVEAGCILKTIQDTALAQDRYFPLSLGAEGSCQIGGNLASNAGGINVLRYGNTRELVLGIEAVLPNGEIWNGLSQLRKNNTGYDLKHLMIGSEGTLGIITAAVLRLFPKPTEQATALCALSDLDSCLGLLALARSSSGDALSSFELIPAIAIDCAVRHVPGTRAPFSELPDWAVLLEFTGTGQDSQASAHLEAFLEQAFESGLIADAVIAQSEQQRSDLWHLREAIVEAQAREGASIKHDVSVAISQVPEFLRRAAVAIEDVCPGIRPYPFGHVGDGNIHYNLTAPVGMEAEAFRALEWDLHRAVHDIVAALNGSISAEHGIGQVKRGEMARYKSSTELTLMRGIKQVFDPQGIMNPGKVLPEETSTG
- a CDS encoding pyridoxamine 5'-phosphate oxidase family protein, with product MNDITTLDQLREMYPQPTGVVELKSLTKLEKHCRNFISQSPFLVIATGDVDGRQDASPKGDAPGFVRVVDDNTILIPDRIGNNRADSLVNILSNPHVGVIFFIPGIGETLRVNGRASLVADPALLESFTVQGKQPKLIIRVQVEEAYLHCAKAIIRSKLWQDDNKIDRKDFPTLGRMVADQIESMKIDADEADARLEESYRDRLY
- a CDS encoding class I SAM-dependent methyltransferase; this translates as MANPTTIDGLEHYISQCLASNEPHMPPTGRILHWIMQTYAMDRYIELERKHLEGRYELKDNQDYNEKFFNLEFWLNNKVKLAMMLGFVRAQTGNILDLGAGAGHFMLVARCLGYGVHGLDIPDPVFDDLTDFFNLSRTIHRIRAFEPLPDFGVKFDFVTAFYTSFHVSEAKALWGEEEWDYFLSDLATNVLTEHGKLYMVLNRHHHTIGGLQYASGEAKRYFEARGASFHQNNGVVKFEDMSRFRR
- a CDS encoding L-threonylcarbamoyladenylate synthase, giving the protein MTDIKPLNDDGIALAADILRRGELVAFPTETVYGLGANAMDDMAVARIFEAKGRPRFNPLIVHLPSVQAVRQYAVMNGAAYTLAEKFWPGALTMVMPRAKDCQLSELVSAGLDTVAIRIPAHPGARRLLEAVNLPIAAPSANTSGKLSPTEAAHVASSLGDAVSLILDGGACGVGVESTIVDVSGKKPTLLRPGGIAAEEIEEVLNQPLIRAASDDTAPKSPGMLSSHYAPHCPVRLNVETPETGEAYLGFGPTEKATANLSVKGDLREAAANLFRLLHELDGGQYHAIAVAPIPETGLGLAINDRLRRAAAPRG